Within Pirellulales bacterium, the genomic segment ATGTCGACATAAACGGCGATGCGACCGGCCGACGTTTCGCGACCGATGCGCGTTTCGGCCGTTTTGATGCCTTGCTTCCGCAAGAATTCGACCGCGGCGTCCTCGTTGCCGCCCACTTCCTGCAGGGCCTTCTTGCAGTCCATCATGGGCAGCCCGGTGCGTTCGCGCAGGGCCATGACCGCCTTTGCGGTGATTTCTGCCATAGCTTGTATGTCTCCGTAAGTGGCCTTGGAAAAAGCCTGGATGTTTATTGTAGCGGGCCGCGGCAAAACGCTCGCCGCAACCGGTTGATGAACGATTAATCCGCCCCTGCCCCTACCGGTCGGAAAGGGGACAGAAGCAATCAAGGACT encodes:
- a CDS encoding translation elongation factor Ts yields the protein MAEITAKAVMALRERTGLPMMDCKKALQEVGGNEDAAVEFLRKQGIKTAETRIGRETSAGRIAVYVD